atcagtaaataatagtaaatattgttttacatccactatgtgcacatctgtagaaccactttaatatggtcttccacatcatggtgatattgttcaattctgttagtgatttttgtattttaagtcaattgaaatgatgatgccagtccttgggacaggcgtttttacagggtgtggacaggtttatagccatgaaaagtaataaaattacacttaaatatttcaaacaactgtgtatttgtgtgacagaccccttggccattacctgggttcattttgtttgtgaaaattaagttgattttcaacagaattaatattttactgcagggacatgtttttgccaaactttcaagaatcagtgagctgATAGACGGTCAGCATAACTAACAAGGTGTTAGACTAGTCTAACACCTTGTTATGCTGACCATACAATATTAACcttgcaaaggcgagccacatgctgcttgAGAGCTGCGCAATGAGGGCTGTACCGAAAATGTGCaatcagaagttgacgtccttctgtaggctatgcctatttGGTTTTGCCAACTTTTCTAGACCCTGTACTTTtttctgtcagcagtcactggaaccAGCAACAgtcacgaacgacggtcataaaaggctaaaaaaaaacaccacacaaaaaaacccctgcTGCGttacaaaattgtcgggcgattctgacctcaatagttaacgcatcGTTAAcacgttaacgttgcccagccctaataataACTAAGAGAAATTGAAGCTTTTGATAATGAAGTACTGAAAGACATAGAGACGTAACACACATGTGACTCACCTGTCCATGCCAGTCTCTTCCTTAAAGATGGTGTCCAGCTCCGCCATTTTCGCCTGTGATATGGTGTAGACCTTCAGCTTAGGGATGGCCCTCTTGATGCCCACAAGCTTCTTATACACCCCACCTTTGGGGCTCATGAGGATGCTGGGTCCCCAGAAAACGAAGACCGTATCTGGGCTGGCCTGGAGCAGCGGCTGGCGGTTGCGCAGGACGTGGTCCAGGCTGGAGTGGGCGATCACCCTCAGGGTGGTGCGCTGTCCCACGTCGCGCTCATGGCCCTGGGAGGGGGCGTCGTTCATGCGGATCACGCAATCCGACTGGTCAATCTGCCCCCCCCGCTCCCCGCCCATCAGATGGCCCGAGCTGGTGACCAGGGAACAGGAGTTGCAGTGCATCCTCAGAGgctggatggagagaggagggagaaaatgTTCACGTTTAAGTGTGAACAGCCACATGAAGAGGCAAACACATAGAAACgtactttcaacacacacactctctctctctctctctctctctctctctcactaacacacacacacacacacacacacacacacacacacacacacacacacacacacacacacacacacacacacacacacacacacacacacacacacacacacacacacacaagtttgtgCAATTTAAAATGTGTCCGAAAGTGATCAGACACTAATCAGACTTTTTTATACTAAGCAGCAACTTTCTTATTTATCCATTCATGCTCAGCTATGAGGAGAACATGTATTGAATTGATCATTGCTACTTGGAGGAAAAGCCACAGAACTctacaggcaaaaaaaaaaatcaaaccggAAACCTTTTAACAGTTCTAAACGTGTTATCTGCTTAAATGAACAGCTGGGTCTTGGCATGAAATGGTGAAAATGTCACTCACAAGATGGTGAATTGCCACTTGCTGCGCTCCATTAGTATCGGATCTTACGTCATTCAAAAAGGGCCCTATTATCCTTTATTAAAGTTATTATCTTCAAGACCTGCAGACCTTTGCAGTAAGACAGTGCGGAAGCTCATGGATGAGTCAGCGCAGGAAATGAAATATTAAGTTAAGACTTCCTTGCTCGTATAATTGCTCTGTTATAGTTGAATGAATTCAGTTACTCTGAAAATTAAAGgctcactcctgccaatttcaatatgctgttgcattgctcacgctacccttgacttgtcagtacctggtgatgctgcatttttttgctcatccctttccgagatatgagctattctaatgggggcagcttttgtttacatttaaaatagcctaatcttaacataggcctactccaaatattttcccaaaaggtatcgctgtttgctagtttgtTTCGCGTGTATGAAAGCACTTTTAAGTGCTGTCTATCATCAATTCGTGGAGAAGTTTGATTAATTTCACCGGTGTCTAGTTCAGTTGATAGCGGTACTGGAATTACTATGGAGACGAAATGCGCATTCCGGAGGGGACTCGTTGGAGCAAGAAATGGATCCGACAGCACTTCTTTCCCATGTCAGCGGATATCATTTGCGGGACTTTGTACATCTTGGTGAACAGCAAGTGCGAGGATGCCGTTTTTGTGACCCTGCGAGCGAGTGCAACTCATCCAACCCGAGCGCTTCCCCCCTCCAGGCTGTCTGCGGTCGTTAGCTGTCTGCGTTGACGCCTCCATCTACTGTCACTGACGCCTCCACACAGGATTCCACCTTCTCAGCAATGGCCCttctctatttgtttgtttgttagtctttctgcactatggagtatgtgacaaataatttactcttactcttactcttactcttacttagttgtctgctgatgttgcataaccttttggatgtttttggggaataaatacaactttttttgaaatgtaaacacacacctgcccccattacaatgaccaggatctcgtaaaaggctgaagaagaaaaaaactcaggTAGGCTACTGACAAGCACAGggaagtgtgagcattacaactaggcctaggcctacaagttgaaattggctggagttatcctttaagagaATAGGAGTGAAGGGACTAATAACTTCACACATCATGCTGCCAATTgcattgagagagaaaaaaaataattgttcTAATATTAATCATCATCATGTATATATGTTTTGTATAGCACTTTGCTTGATACTTGAAGATGCTTCATAACGAACAactcttgaaaaaaaaacctaaaatcagCTCAAGAGACAAGGAGAAACTTTTCTAAGTGATAGGCTTCAGACTTACAATCCACTGTTCCAAAAACACCTCCATCATACATACAGGAAAAGTGACAACAATAACACAGAGCATTTTTCACCTGTGACAGCTTAATAGACCCATCCAGAATGTTCTCCTTGAGTGGTAGAAAAAAAGAATGGCTTATCAAAATGTCATATTTTGTTGATGGGCTTGAGATGTAACATTCTTGGACAATACAGGAAGGTTTTGTAAGAAACAATAAAAACCCACTACCACTGAAGAACCCCTTTCACATACACCAAAAGCCAAATCTCACCTTGAAATTCAGGATAAATACATTTAAATCCCTTTGCgagccaatgttataaccttattgtcctcaaaattgtaatgaccaagtattAATCTGTTAATCTGACtcttaatgtcatagcaatgttgttatgataatAGATAAGTCTTTCCCAGTGTGAATGGGCCTGCgggccatctgcacaaagaggctacgttATGGACTTCTTTTAAGTATTCTTAGATGTGTAACAAGTGGAAATCACAAGAACAGAGTAGTCTCTGCTCTGACTTGCCATACCAATAAACCTTGCAATACCAGGTTCTTTGGAGCTGGATATtacgttgaaaaaaaaatacacacatattcTCCATAGGACTGAGGTTTTGATTCTGTGTGGGCCACTCTTggatcatggttttagtatccttcgGGATCTTTTGGACTTATTTGGATGCATGCTTTGAGTTACCTTGTTGGAACATTCAGCGATGATCTCAGGTTAAACTTATTGTGCAATGTCCCCAAAGGGTAGCCTATTTCTTTCCAGAATAACAACAACACTGTTGTTAATAACACCTTTCAGGAGAAACCAAGAATTACAGTGCCAtcagaaagtttgggcacccttttggaaaatcattacatcggtttatttctcgttgagcttttaaagtagcaactaccttttaacatatgttaaactgtagggaaagagaaacattttagCAGTGGAAGAAtgttcataggtgttatagaaagatttttatgtggatttaaacaaaaatatgtgtgtgcataaatatgggcaccccaaaaaaaggtataccattaatatgaagtggagctcacctttgctgatctaatggcctttggatacttgctatacaagaagacaagttccaactgcctggtgctactgaatagttgccaattattctatccagaacccctctaattcagtcaggttactcataTGTCCTTTAGACATCCTtgttcaaataaattcattctttttcaatgatggtgatatctcaagattggtatgcccatttcaagacattgtacttgttgttttgaaTTAAGTCATTGTTGAATTCTtatcagtgcagtgcaaacactgtcctgctggaaagtccaaactctgctcagctctaatgttgtgactgacacttgaacattcttttgaaaaatgtgctatttgaaaagaattagtgaggcccttaactgtaataagttttacagtgtgtatactatcctATCCACGCAGGCCTATAttagggtgtgttttagaccagaggtcatataatttatgggtgcattttttgccatgtccacctaccatggttaaggtcaaataactctaataacagtctcatctgaccacactatgatttcccaAATACTTTTAgattgtccagataagctttctgcataagtttaacaacttatttctgatggatacacagtcatgggtgagaggttagggcgtcagacttgcatcccagaggttgccggttcgactcccgacccgccaggttggtggaaggagtaatcaaccagtgttctgtcccatcctcctccatgactgaggtaccctgagcatggtaccgtcccactgcactgctccccatggggcgccactgagggctgcccccttgcacgggtgaggcataaatgcaatttcgttgtgtgcagtgtgcagtgttcacttgtgtgctgtggagtgctgtgtcacaatgacaatgggagttggagtttcccaatgggctctcacttttaataataataaggaaagcctttttattcgtcacACATCCAAtcagcttttgccttgtgaaaagtatatgtggaaagacccatgtctaagtctgcactatctgcagctatggtcttgtaattaaatggaggtgttctgtagtgtgcctggtACAATTCATACCATCATTTAGCCATGCCTAttactatttttcaacaaactacagtttgttcagagcccaccatattccactctccaagacagaacttaggacaagcctcgtctgttattttgtatgataaataacattttaattcaatcatgtctgtcttgatgactgaagggattccaaagtcattaaaaccagtttgtgcggcaaaggtgagctctacttcatattaatggtaggctataccttctttggggtgcccatatttatgtgcacgcctatttttgtttaaatccacatagaattctttctataacacctatgaaaattcttccactgctgaaatgtttctctttccctacagttcaACATATgctaaaatgaagttgctactttaaaagttcaacgagaaataaactgatgtaatgattttccaaaaggatgcccaaactttctcatggcactgtatgtgtAATTTCATAAGCGAGGGGTAATTTCAGCCTCAACTGTATTCAGAACACCTAAGGCAGGTTATCACCACCACCGCCTTGTCAGTACAAACATGCTATAATTACAATCTTAAGAATTTACTAGAAAAGCAGAAATGTAATTGCCACTATACAGAATACATCTAACACGTCTTTTTAgaagacacacacccagacaagGATGCTATACAGTAGCTTTAAATACAGAAAGCATAATTACATTTGTTTTaatgttttcagtttttttctgtgtATTGTCCTTTATAATATGATATGTGCTGCTACCTGGGCCAGGGTTCACTTGAAAAAGAGATATTTATCTTGATGTGATttgtttccctggttaaataaaggtaaaaaaatatatatagtcaAGGCCCTTCACCTTGTCCAGCAAGAGAAAGCTATTCATTGTGATGTTGGAATTGGAGAGCCTAAGGAGCAGTACACTTGTTTTAATCTCTTTTTATTTAACAGTTTGCTGCTCTCTGGTTTAAACATAAATGAATGAGCTGCTTTGCCTCAGTGGAATCAATCACTTCTGAACTTTACCGAAGCTAAAAGTCAAACAAATCATTCTCTGTGTGACCTGCTCTTTCTGACTGGTTGTGATACACAcgcctacacccacacccacacacccacacccacacaccatttTAATTAGTCTTTTAGTTGCGCTCACTCCATCAGTCTCGCAAGGTAACCAAACACTACATGTTTAATGTTGATTCATCACAAAAGCCGTTTTGAGCACAACTTTAAGGTAAAGCAACAGCTATTTCATTGTCATCCATGATGCATGTGTCCAACCAGCCACTGCCAGTACAGAGAGCTCCCTTCTGCAATCACTGGGCTAGAATACTGTATAAGCAGGACTTTAGCTTACTAACACCACAGACAGGTTTAGGCCACAATGATTTTAAATATGTATTTTATGGGGGATGCTGTGGCACAGTGCACTAAgacaatgtttcaagaaggaggccgcaccttacatagtagtgttttttattgcacagacacgtttcggcatgtgccttcttcagtgtgcacactgatgaaggcacacgccgaaacgcgtctgtgcaataaaaaacactactatggaaggtgcggcctccttcttgaaacgttgaatttgaaatttgggccagcaccctcagagatttaaataattaagagtgacgcctgctccaagaagaaaattgacagTGCACTAAGACACCATACCAGATGCGGGCAACCTCGGTTCAAGACTGGATCAGGTCATTTCCTGACCctaactccatctctctcccccactcaatTCCTGTCATCTATATCCTATCTGCATtaaacccccaaaaaacatgtCCTTGATTACAGGAACAGACTTTGATTctcacatatttacagtatttcccagcattattcatgaatgtgcagtTTTAAAAAACACAGGATGTGATGTTATTTTCCTTAAGTGCCTTGGGCTCTGCATGGCAGGGACGTCCTCCTCCCTGAGCCAGGCTTGTGCCTGACCGCATACCTGGGACTAGGTGTTACAGTCCTTGTTTACCTTAGAAAGGTGGGTGGGGCTGATAGTCATCACAGGGTGGGTAGGAGGGGGTAAGGGTGTCATTGGGGTCGTCAGGTAGGCATCCCCCCTCATCTATGGTGTTTCGTTGATGGGCCCACGGACACCTGAAGGGGGTTCAACAGCAACACCTGGCGTCCCAGGTGTGCTCCCCTCTACCATACCCCCTTCTAGACCGCACACCCCTTGCGTCATCTCATCTCGGAGCCCAGGTGTTGTCTCTCCTTCTTATCCAGAGCCACTGACTTGCTTTTTCAGCAGCCCTGGCCAGGGCTTTGATGGATTGCCGTTGGGCTTGGCCTCTGATCCCCATGTCCTTGAGGAGACTGGTCACAGATCT
This is a stretch of genomic DNA from Engraulis encrasicolus isolate BLACKSEA-1 chromosome 6, IST_EnEncr_1.0, whole genome shotgun sequence. It encodes these proteins:
- the st6galnac5b gene encoding alpha-N-acetylgalactosaminide alpha-2,6-sialyltransferase 5b isoform X4, translating into MHCNSCSLVTSSGHLMGGERGGQIDQSDCVIRMNDAPSQGHERDVGQRTTLRVIAHSSLDHVLRNRQPLLQASPDTVFVFWGPSILMSPKGGVYKKLVGIKRAIPKLKVYTISQAKMAELDTIFKEETGMDRKMSQSWLSTGWFTMILTIELCDTIEVYGMVSPDFCQQPATTPAVPYHYYGASKRIPECAMYLSHERGKHGGHHRFITEKRVYAKWAQTFDIHFHQPDWEPELPVQNQSNGTASRGS
- the st6galnac5b gene encoding alpha-N-acetylgalactosaminide alpha-2,6-sialyltransferase 5b isoform X3, which translates into the protein MSKKMQHHQPLRMHCNSCSLVTSSGHLMGGERGGQIDQSDCVIRMNDAPSQGHERDVGQRTTLRVIAHSSLDHVLRNRQPLLQASPDTVFVFWGPSILMSPKGGVYKKLVGIKRAIPKLKVYTISQAKMAELDTIFKEETGMDRKMSQSWLSTGWFTMILTIELCDTIEVYGMVSPDFCQQPATTPAVPYHYYGASKRIPECAMYLSHERGKHGGHHRFITEKRVYAKWAQTFDIHFHQPDWEPELPVQNQSNGTASRGS
- the st6galnac5b gene encoding alpha-N-acetylgalactosaminide alpha-2,6-sialyltransferase 5b isoform X2, giving the protein MWLFTLKREHFLPPLSIQPLRMHCNSCSLVTSSGHLMGGERGGQIDQSDCVIRMNDAPSQGHERDVGQRTTLRVIAHSSLDHVLRNRQPLLQASPDTVFVFWGPSILMSPKGGVYKKLVGIKRAIPKLKVYTISQAKMAELDTIFKEETGMDRKMSQSWLSTGWFTMILTIELCDTIEVYGMVSPDFCQQPATTPAVPYHYYGASKRIPECAMYLSHERGKHGGHHRFITEKRVYAKWAQTFDIHFHQPDWEPELPVQNQSNGTASRGS